One Oryza glaberrima chromosome 11, OglaRS2, whole genome shotgun sequence genomic region harbors:
- the LOC127755933 gene encoding uncharacterized protein LOC127755933, whose protein sequence is MGYKGWTIKTFLLLHLLIFSVDPTKEEVDNNLIVKTIQTADGQTFACVSFKSQPSLRHPLLMNHTTQLMPPISFPHSTDDDEGSKFGISNVEMSEIECPPGTVPILTSYNGSMNTRSFDKIIYSENRNDKGNRQMAAVVTVPSTFYRLQTSISIWEPDLGTGRPPRFSGAIVVLKNGGSRVAVGWSVDPHLYGDNLVHFEIAWVDNDKSCINLRCAGFVQMSKKAIPGIIIRPVSTVNGKQYIIRVKIIKFMGDWVLKVGEEIVGYWPSKLLTHMSEAADVISWMGVVEAAPGEPFPPMGSGQPADEGETKAAFFADAKVIDASGSFAAPALKTINTVATEPNCYEVGRPYTTDDGLQFYYGGAGCSPSQPIK, encoded by the exons ATGGGATACAAAGGATGGACCATAAAAACATTTCTTCTACTTCATTTGCTAATATTCAGTGTAGATCCCACAAAAGAAGAGGTTGACAACAATTTAATCGTCAAGACGATTCAG ACCGCAGATGGGCAAACCTTTGCCTGTGTTAGTTTCAAATCGCAACCATCCTTGAGGCATCCTTTGCTGATGAATCATACCACTCAGTTG ATGCCACCAATTTCCTTTCCTCACAGTACCGATGATGATGAAGGATCTAAATTTGGCATCTCTAATGTTGAGATGAGCGAAATTGAGTGTCCCCCAGGGACGGTGCCAATCCTAACAAGCTACAATGGATCCATGAATACAAGATCATTCGATAAGATTATATACAGTGAGAACAGAAATGACAAAGGAAATAGACAA ATGGCTGCAGTTGTTACAGTGCCATCTACTTTTTACAGACTACAAACATCAATTTCAATATGGGAACCAGATCTTGGTACAGGACGTCCACCAAGGTTTAGTGGGGCAATTGTTGTTctaaaaaatggaggaagtcGTGTAGCTGTAGGATGGTCT GTTGATCCACATCTGTACGGAGACAATCTTGTTCATTTCGAGATCGCGTGG GTTGATAATGATAAGTCATGTATCAACCTTCGTTGTGCGGGGTTTGTTCAGATGAGCAAAAAGGCAATCCCTGGAATAATAATCAGGCCAGTTTCCACTGTCAATGGAAAACAATACATCATTAGAGTTAAGATTATTAAG TTCATGGGAGACTGGGTGCTGAAAGTTGGAGAAGAAATAGTGGGGTACTGGCCATCAAAGCTCTTGACTCACATGTCTGAAGCTGCAGACGTGATCAGTTGGATGGGTGTAGTAGAAGCTGCTCCAGGGGAACCTTTTCCTCCCATGGGCAGTGGCCAGCCTGCTGATGAAGGAGAGACAAAGGCCGCTTTCTTCGCCGATGCGAAGGTGATCGACGCGTCGGGAAGCTTTGCAGCTCCTGCTCTCAAAACAATCAACACGGTTGCAACTGAGCCAAACTGCTACGAGGTTGGGCGTCCTTACACCACGGACGATGGCTTGCAGTTCTACTATGGTGGAGCGGGATGCTCACCGAGTCAGCCCATCAAGTGA
- the LOC127754127 gene encoding protein NRT1/ PTR FAMILY 4.5-like isoform X1, translated as MSSSSGLVDWRGRPVDTRKHGGVRASIFIHAMVLLTNAPNIANVLNMVSYLRGTMHMGVAEATTTVTNLFAALQVFSIPAALLADSYVKRFYTVILLAPIEIIGYIVLALQAYTPSLHPPPCSPAATTAAASTTCEPVRGANLSLLLLGLYLVPIGDGAMKACLPALGGDQFDPADPDEQRQEVSFYNWYTFAASTGGFVGLVFIVWVENSKGWGVGFAICAAFVLLGLLVWAAAFPLYRNRLPTGSPITRILQVFVAAFRKRNVRLPEDPSELKQINQDDDNNALEVLPRTDGFGCLEKAAVRTGNDAGAWSLCSVNQVEETKILLRMAPIFAAAVLGYIPMPLILTFTVQQGSTMNTKLGSVHISPATLFLIPIIFQLVILILYDRVIVPPLRRLTGYVGGVTHLQRIGVGFIATIMATAVAAVVETRRKSAAHESSLADGTAGIPLSVFWLTPQFFLIGIFDVTSFVGLLEFFCSEVSMGMKSIGSSIFYCILGVSAWLGSLLIQVTNRVTRRGGKGNGGSGGWLDGANLNNGKLERFYVVLCIIEVVALLSYVFFARRYVYRNEQKVGDPRRDYV; from the exons ATGAGCAGCTCATCAGGGCTAGTGGATtggagggggaggccggtggACACCCGGAAGCATGGAGGTGTAAGAGCATCCATTTTCATCCATG CGATGGTGCTCCTGACCAACGCGCCCAACATCGCCAACGTCTTGAACATGGTGAGCTACCTCCGGGGCACCATGCACATGGGTGTCgccgaggcgacgacgacggtgaccaACTTGTTCGCCGCGTTGCAGGTGTTCTCCATCCCGGCGGCCCTCCTAGCTGACTCATATGTCAAACGATTCTACACCGTCATCCTCTTGGCTCCCATCGAGATCATA GGTTACATCGTTCTGGCGCTTCAAGCGTACACCCCCTCGCTGCACCCGCCGCCGTGCAGCCCGGCGGCCACAACGGCAGCGGCGAGCACCACCTGCGAGCCGGTGCGCGGTGCAAACCTgagcctgctgctgctgggcctGTACCTTGTCCCGATCGGCGACGGTGCGATGAAGGCGTGCCTGCCGGCTCTGGGCGGGGACCAGTTCGACCCGGCCGACCCGGACGAGCAGCGGCAGGAGGTGAGCTTCTACAACTGGTACACCTTCGCCGCGTCCACCGGCGGTTTCGTCGGCCTCGTCTTCATCGTGTGGGTGGAGAACAGCAAGGGCTGGGGCGTCGGCTTCGCCATCTGCGCCGCCTTCGTCTTGCTCGGGTTGCTGGTCTGGGCCGCTGCCTTCCCGCTCTACCGGAACCGGCTGCCGACGGGGAGCCCCATCACAAGAATATTGCAG GTTTTTGTAGCGGCATTCAGGAAAAGAAACGTCCGCTTGCCGGAGGACCCCAGCGAATTGAAACAAATCAACCAGGATGATGATAACAATGCCCTCGAAGTTCTCCCCAGAACAGATGGATTTGG GTGCTTGGAGAAAGCAGCAGTCAGGACTGGTAATGATGCTGGTGCATGGTCGCTGTGCAGCGTGAACCAGGTGGAGGAGACCAAGATCTTGCTACGCATGGCACCCATCTTCGCCGCTGCCGTTCTCGGCTACATCCCTATGCCGCTCATCCTCACCTTCACCGTGCAGCAAGGCAGCACTATGAACACCAAGCTCGGATCCGTCCACATATCGCCAGCGACATTATTCCTGATCCCAATCATTTTCCAGCTGGTCATCCTCATTCTCTATGACCGCGTCATCGTGCCACCTCTCCGTAGGCTCACCGGCTATGTCGGTGGTGTCACCCACCTCCAGCGGATTGGCGTCGGCTTCATTGCTACCATcatggccaccgccgtcgctgcggTGGTGGAGACAAGGAGGAAGTCTGCCGCCCATGAGAGCAGCCTCGCGGACGGCACCGCCGGGATCCCGTTATCTGTATTTTGGTTGACGCCACAATTCTTCCTCATTGGCATCTTCGACGTCACCTCCTTCGTGGGGCTCCTCGAGTTCTTCTGCAGCGAGGTGTCTATGGGAATGAAGTCCATCGGTAGCTCCATCTTCTACTGCATCCTTGGCGTGTCGGCGTGGCTCGGCAGCCTGCTCATCCAGGTGACCAACCGTGTCACCCGAAGAGGCGGTAAAGGcaatggcggcagcggaggatGGTTGGATGGGGCCAACTTGAACAATGGCAAGCTCGAGAGGTTCTACGTCGTCCTCTGCATCATCGAGGTGGTGGCACTGCTGTCCTACGTATTCTTCGCGAGGAGGTACGTGTACAGGAATGAGCAGAAGGTTGGTGACCCAAGGAGGGACTATGTGTGA
- the LOC127754127 gene encoding protein NRT1/ PTR FAMILY 4.5-like isoform X2 has product MSSSSGLVDWRGRPVDTRKHGGVRASIFIHAMVLLTNAPNIANVLNMVFSIPAALLADSYVKRFYTVILLAPIEIIGYIVLALQAYTPSLHPPPCSPAATTAAASTTCEPVRGANLSLLLLGLYLVPIGDGAMKACLPALGGDQFDPADPDEQRQEVSFYNWYTFAASTGGFVGLVFIVWVENSKGWGVGFAICAAFVLLGLLVWAAAFPLYRNRLPTGSPITRILQVFVAAFRKRNVRLPEDPSELKQINQDDDNNALEVLPRTDGFGCLEKAAVRTGNDAGAWSLCSVNQVEETKILLRMAPIFAAAVLGYIPMPLILTFTVQQGSTMNTKLGSVHISPATLFLIPIIFQLVILILYDRVIVPPLRRLTGYVGGVTHLQRIGVGFIATIMATAVAAVVETRRKSAAHESSLADGTAGIPLSVFWLTPQFFLIGIFDVTSFVGLLEFFCSEVSMGMKSIGSSIFYCILGVSAWLGSLLIQVTNRVTRRGGKGNGGSGGWLDGANLNNGKLERFYVVLCIIEVVALLSYVFFARRYVYRNEQKVGDPRRDYV; this is encoded by the exons ATGAGCAGCTCATCAGGGCTAGTGGATtggagggggaggccggtggACACCCGGAAGCATGGAGGTGTAAGAGCATCCATTTTCATCCATG CGATGGTGCTCCTGACCAACGCGCCCAACATCGCCAACGTCTTGAACATG GTGTTCTCCATCCCGGCGGCCCTCCTAGCTGACTCATATGTCAAACGATTCTACACCGTCATCCTCTTGGCTCCCATCGAGATCATA GGTTACATCGTTCTGGCGCTTCAAGCGTACACCCCCTCGCTGCACCCGCCGCCGTGCAGCCCGGCGGCCACAACGGCAGCGGCGAGCACCACCTGCGAGCCGGTGCGCGGTGCAAACCTgagcctgctgctgctgggcctGTACCTTGTCCCGATCGGCGACGGTGCGATGAAGGCGTGCCTGCCGGCTCTGGGCGGGGACCAGTTCGACCCGGCCGACCCGGACGAGCAGCGGCAGGAGGTGAGCTTCTACAACTGGTACACCTTCGCCGCGTCCACCGGCGGTTTCGTCGGCCTCGTCTTCATCGTGTGGGTGGAGAACAGCAAGGGCTGGGGCGTCGGCTTCGCCATCTGCGCCGCCTTCGTCTTGCTCGGGTTGCTGGTCTGGGCCGCTGCCTTCCCGCTCTACCGGAACCGGCTGCCGACGGGGAGCCCCATCACAAGAATATTGCAG GTTTTTGTAGCGGCATTCAGGAAAAGAAACGTCCGCTTGCCGGAGGACCCCAGCGAATTGAAACAAATCAACCAGGATGATGATAACAATGCCCTCGAAGTTCTCCCCAGAACAGATGGATTTGG GTGCTTGGAGAAAGCAGCAGTCAGGACTGGTAATGATGCTGGTGCATGGTCGCTGTGCAGCGTGAACCAGGTGGAGGAGACCAAGATCTTGCTACGCATGGCACCCATCTTCGCCGCTGCCGTTCTCGGCTACATCCCTATGCCGCTCATCCTCACCTTCACCGTGCAGCAAGGCAGCACTATGAACACCAAGCTCGGATCCGTCCACATATCGCCAGCGACATTATTCCTGATCCCAATCATTTTCCAGCTGGTCATCCTCATTCTCTATGACCGCGTCATCGTGCCACCTCTCCGTAGGCTCACCGGCTATGTCGGTGGTGTCACCCACCTCCAGCGGATTGGCGTCGGCTTCATTGCTACCATcatggccaccgccgtcgctgcggTGGTGGAGACAAGGAGGAAGTCTGCCGCCCATGAGAGCAGCCTCGCGGACGGCACCGCCGGGATCCCGTTATCTGTATTTTGGTTGACGCCACAATTCTTCCTCATTGGCATCTTCGACGTCACCTCCTTCGTGGGGCTCCTCGAGTTCTTCTGCAGCGAGGTGTCTATGGGAATGAAGTCCATCGGTAGCTCCATCTTCTACTGCATCCTTGGCGTGTCGGCGTGGCTCGGCAGCCTGCTCATCCAGGTGACCAACCGTGTCACCCGAAGAGGCGGTAAAGGcaatggcggcagcggaggatGGTTGGATGGGGCCAACTTGAACAATGGCAAGCTCGAGAGGTTCTACGTCGTCCTCTGCATCATCGAGGTGGTGGCACTGCTGTCCTACGTATTCTTCGCGAGGAGGTACGTGTACAGGAATGAGCAGAAGGTTGGTGACCCAAGGAGGGACTATGTGTGA